The following proteins are co-located in the Mesorhizobium australicum WSM2073 genome:
- a CDS encoding TMEM175 family protein, whose amino-acid sequence MGAHVLPSPGLERLNAFSDGVFAVLITVLVLDLRPPEVPTLKALLASWETWLSYGVSYLFIAIVWATTIISCATRKRARHP is encoded by the coding sequence ATGGGGGCGCACGTGCTACCTTCACCTGGCCTGGAAAGGCTGAACGCATTTTCCGATGGCGTGTTCGCCGTACTGATCACAGTTCTAGTTTTGGACCTGCGCCCGCCGGAAGTGCCGACTCTCAAAGCCCTTCTGGCATCATGGGAAACCTGGCTTAGCTACGGTGTAAGCTATCTCTTCATTGCGATTGTCTGGGCGACCACCATCATCTCTTGCGCTACGCGAAAGAGAGCACGGCATCCTTAA
- a CDS encoding MbcA/ParS/Xre antitoxin family protein, whose product MVNIVAHALKKPEQNGSLILSYMDRNGKIAIEQVADGFGMSKGQLAQTAGLARETLYRSERSATVKTQGRLREMLEIISRVSDWAGGKEQAMAWYRAQPLPAFGGRTAEALVKDGKAAAVRDYLDHMAVGGFA is encoded by the coding sequence ATGGTGAATATTGTGGCCCATGCACTCAAGAAACCCGAGCAGAACGGATCTCTCATCTTGTCCTATATGGACCGGAACGGGAAGATTGCGATCGAGCAGGTCGCGGACGGTTTTGGCATGTCCAAAGGCCAATTAGCCCAGACCGCCGGTCTTGCGCGCGAGACCCTTTATCGATCAGAGCGTAGCGCCACGGTAAAGACCCAGGGGCGTCTACGGGAAATGCTCGAGATCATCAGCCGCGTGTCGGATTGGGCGGGCGGCAAGGAGCAGGCGATGGCTTGGTACCGGGCTCAGCCGCTTCCAGCGTTTGGGGGACGCACCGCTGAGGCGCTGGTGAAGGACGGCAAGGCAGCAGCGGTCCGTGATTATCTCGATCACATGGCCGTTGGCGGGTTTGCATGA
- a CDS encoding RES family NAD+ phosphorylase translates to MKFVRTCYRAHDPRWAFKPTSGEGAASRGARFNPKGVPALYLALTIMTAIKEANQGFAQRIDPCVLCSYEIDCDDIADLTTQEGREEFSVTLEEMACAWATALSDGERPASWSIYDRLRPRNIAGIVVPSFAPGAEIEDRNLVLWNWGPDLPHKITVFDPSGRLPKDQLSWP, encoded by the coding sequence ATGAAGTTCGTCAGAACCTGCTACCGCGCACACGATCCACGTTGGGCATTCAAGCCGACTTCCGGCGAAGGAGCGGCGAGCCGAGGCGCCCGATTCAATCCCAAAGGCGTGCCGGCACTCTATCTGGCACTGACCATCATGACTGCGATCAAGGAAGCCAACCAGGGCTTCGCACAGCGTATCGATCCGTGCGTGCTTTGCTCCTATGAGATCGATTGTGACGACATTGCCGATCTGACAACGCAAGAGGGGAGGGAAGAGTTTTCTGTAACGCTCGAAGAGATGGCCTGCGCCTGGGCAACGGCTCTCAGCGACGGAGAGCGCCCGGCGTCCTGGTCCATTTACGACCGGTTGCGCCCTCGAAATATTGCCGGCATTGTGGTCCCAAGTTTCGCGCCGGGCGCAGAGATTGAGGATCGCAACCTCGTCCTTTGGAACTGGGGTCCGGATCTGCCGCACAAGATAACCGTATTCGACCCGAGCGGCCGGTTGCCGAAGGACCAGCTGTCCTGGCCATAA
- a CDS encoding YMGG-like glycine zipper-containing protein produces the protein MTFHKAIAAVLLAGAVAGCQSQTEGQQRATTGALLGGAGGALVGQAIGGNTKSTVIGAASGALLGAVVGSATTPQRREDQLCRYQDRYGRIYTAPCDDRYYNGNY, from the coding sequence ATGACCTTTCACAAAGCCATTGCCGCCGTGCTGTTGGCTGGCGCTGTCGCCGGCTGCCAGTCGCAGACAGAGGGCCAGCAGCGCGCCACGACAGGCGCGCTCCTCGGCGGCGCCGGCGGCGCGCTCGTCGGCCAGGCGATCGGCGGTAACACCAAGAGCACGGTCATCGGCGCCGCCAGCGGCGCGCTGCTCGGAGCCGTCGTTGGCTCTGCCACCACCCCGCAGCGCCGCGAGGACCAGCTCTGCCGCTACCAGGACCGCTACGGCCGCATCTACACCGCGCCGTGCGACGACCGCTATTACAACGGCAATTATTGA
- a CDS encoding protein adenylyltransferase SelO: MQLPALRNSYAQLPERFFAQTGPQPVSEPRLIRFNRPLAEELGLDADQFTSPDGVEMLAGSRFPEGLQPVALAYAGHQFGNFVPQLGDGRALLLGEVVDVNGIRRDIQLKGSGPTRFSRNGDGRAALGPVLREYVVSEAMAALGIPTTRTLAAVLTGDPVHREVRLPGAVLTRVAASHIRIGTFQYFAARHDTEGLKILADYAIERHFPHLLGQARRYRALLDAVVTAQADLVARWMLVGFIHGVMNTDNMAISGETIDYGPCAFMDAYDPGSVFSSIDRVGRYAYANQPRIATWNLARLAETLLPLMSTDENEAVAEAEEVLRSFQPSYEAMLQRGFRRKLGLLTEAEADLQLAADFLDVLARGEADFTLGFRRLGDDLDASEGQGTARQLFRDPAAFDAWSVRWRERIASETADTATRRAVMHAVNPKFIPRNHRIEAMIQTALDGDFTPFDEILGVVSHPFDEQPEMERYADPPRPDERVLQTFCGT, encoded by the coding sequence ATGCAGCTTCCCGCCCTGCGCAACAGCTATGCACAATTGCCCGAGCGCTTCTTCGCGCAAACAGGTCCGCAGCCGGTGTCCGAACCTCGGCTGATCCGCTTCAACCGACCCCTCGCCGAGGAACTAGGGCTCGACGCCGACCAGTTCACCAGCCCGGACGGAGTGGAGATGCTTGCCGGCAGCAGATTTCCGGAAGGCCTGCAGCCAGTCGCCTTGGCCTATGCGGGCCACCAGTTCGGAAATTTCGTGCCTCAGCTCGGCGACGGTCGCGCCCTCCTGCTTGGCGAAGTGGTGGACGTCAACGGCATCCGCCGCGACATACAGCTGAAGGGATCGGGGCCGACGCGGTTCTCGCGCAACGGTGACGGCCGCGCCGCACTGGGTCCTGTCCTACGTGAGTATGTGGTCAGCGAAGCGATGGCGGCGCTGGGCATCCCGACGACGCGAACCTTGGCGGCGGTGCTCACCGGCGACCCCGTGCATCGCGAGGTCCGGCTGCCCGGCGCCGTGCTGACACGAGTGGCGGCAAGCCATATCCGGATCGGCACCTTCCAATATTTCGCCGCGCGCCACGACACTGAGGGGCTCAAGATCCTCGCTGACTATGCCATTGAGCGTCATTTCCCGCACTTGTTAGGGCAAGCACGGCGGTACCGCGCTTTGCTGGACGCCGTGGTCACAGCACAAGCGGATCTGGTGGCGCGTTGGATGCTGGTCGGCTTCATCCACGGCGTCATGAACACCGACAACATGGCGATCTCGGGCGAGACCATCGACTATGGCCCATGCGCCTTCATGGACGCCTATGACCCCGGCTCGGTGTTCAGCTCGATCGACCGCGTCGGCCGCTATGCCTATGCCAACCAGCCTCGCATCGCCACATGGAACCTTGCGCGCCTTGCCGAGACGCTGCTGCCGCTCATGAGCACGGATGAGAATGAAGCCGTCGCAGAAGCCGAAGAGGTGCTGAGGTCGTTTCAGCCCTCCTATGAGGCCATGTTGCAGCGCGGGTTCCGCAGAAAACTCGGATTGCTGACCGAGGCGGAGGCGGACCTGCAGCTCGCGGCTGATTTCCTCGATGTGCTGGCTCGCGGCGAAGCCGACTTTACCCTCGGCTTTCGACGCCTAGGCGACGATCTCGACGCCTCGGAAGGGCAGGGCACGGCGCGGCAGCTGTTTAGGGATCCAGCCGCATTCGACGCCTGGTCGGTGCGGTGGCGCGAGCGGATCGCCAGTGAAACAGCCGATACAGCCACGCGCCGGGCGGTCATGCATGCCGTCAATCCCAAATTCATCCCTCGCAACCATCGCATTGAGGCGATGATACAGACGGCACTGGACGGCGACTTCACACCCTTCGATGAGATTCTGGGGGTCGTGAGCCATCCCTTCGATGAGCAGCCGGAAATGGAACGCTATGCTGACCCGCCACGCCCGGATGAACGCGTCCTACAGACATTCTGTGGCACATGA
- a CDS encoding plasmid partitioning protein RepB C-terminal domain-containing protein: MKVRRVVLGLEAADHILQNNRTRHAALLEKMHEPNRWFTGPWLCKTYQAECQRTRDMIAEASISRHLLETITEVFRHPIKQESFRRLLSAESLASVPKALTEGPTLNLLADSSAPRPLVNGVSPEALDLLQDWNVPPQVFASLRKMVPERQFNAARLMIALKRMGFHYAQLLSTLTPASQLADPSVPRKKFVGVTADQLAAMETEFDLLNEEFLYCASLRGTWALELMAARLYLDRLMENARVVRHLARDFPEQLGRFQSILDIPAGGEGLTSQPVKTGLRRTHFVF, encoded by the coding sequence ATGAAGGTGCGCCGCGTAGTTTTAGGCTTGGAAGCCGCCGACCACATTTTGCAAAATAACCGCACAAGACACGCAGCGCTTTTGGAAAAGATGCATGAGCCCAACAGATGGTTCACCGGTCCATGGCTGTGCAAAACCTATCAGGCTGAATGCCAAAGAACGCGGGACATGATCGCCGAAGCGAGTATCTCTCGGCATCTGTTGGAGACGATCACAGAGGTGTTTCGACATCCGATTAAGCAGGAATCGTTCCGTCGCCTGCTATCGGCCGAAAGCCTGGCCTCTGTGCCGAAGGCCCTAACCGAAGGGCCTACTTTGAACCTGCTCGCGGACAGTTCAGCGCCAAGGCCGTTGGTCAATGGAGTTTCTCCCGAGGCTCTCGATCTTTTGCAGGATTGGAATGTGCCTCCGCAGGTCTTCGCGTCCTTGCGCAAGATGGTTCCGGAAAGGCAGTTCAATGCGGCAAGGCTCATGATCGCCCTGAAGAGGATGGGCTTCCACTATGCGCAACTCCTCTCAACGCTCACTCCGGCGTCGCAGTTGGCGGATCCCTCCGTGCCGAGAAAGAAGTTTGTCGGGGTGACAGCCGATCAGCTGGCCGCCATGGAAACTGAGTTTGATTTGCTGAACGAAGAATTTCTGTACTGCGCAAGCCTTCGTGGCACCTGGGCGCTGGAGTTGATGGCGGCAAGGCTCTATCTCGACCGTCTGATGGAAAATGCACGGGTGGTCAGACACCTTGCGCGGGATTTCCCGGAGCAGCTCGGGAGGTTCCAATCGATACTGGACATTCCAGCAGGTGGGGAAGGTTTGACGAGCCAACCGGTAAAAACCGGGCTTAGGCGCACGCATTTCGTCTTTTGA
- a CDS encoding recombinase family protein codes for MDKVAAAREPPKERRRVRAAQYVRMSTEHQTYSLENQKDAIRGYAEVMGYDIVATYEDPGRSGLHIEGRPGLKKLLFDIEHGLADYETVVVYDVSRWGRFQSVDESASYEYRCQMAGVRIEFCAEQFANDGTVGSDVLKAIKRSMAAEYSRMLSQRVFLGQVRMARMGFHVGGMQGLGLRRLMVDQFGQPKLILARYEHKNFQTDRVIIVPGPPEEIATVRLIFRLFVRSCKNEPQIAKYLNARGILNDFGRPWKAYGVRRVLTNEKYIGNNVWNRRCTRLKTKAVYNPPDQWVRADNAFEPIISRQLFDKAQQTLKALYLHMSDEEMLSALRKLYKRHGKLSSDIINAAPECPSSYRYSAHFGGLLGAYRLIGCLPPRKSHFIEIDGRLKAIRHRAMEDLLVAIEQVGGRASQDPETELIRINGELTVALAIARCRVSHCAYPRWSSRAVREAMADIFVLIRMQPGNLIIRDYLIAPMHEIVGFKGDFHVNNGMKLDAFLFRSLDPLVALAERAFVGNAA; via the coding sequence ATGGACAAGGTTGCTGCGGCCCGCGAACCTCCTAAGGAGAGGAGAAGGGTTCGCGCGGCTCAATACGTACGAATGTCCACCGAGCACCAGACTTATTCCCTTGAGAATCAGAAGGATGCAATCCGCGGTTATGCAGAGGTCATGGGGTACGACATCGTCGCCACCTATGAAGACCCCGGCCGTAGCGGGCTGCACATAGAAGGCCGTCCCGGCCTCAAGAAGCTGCTGTTCGACATTGAACACGGACTCGCCGATTACGAGACGGTCGTCGTCTACGACGTGAGCAGATGGGGCCGGTTCCAAAGCGTCGATGAAAGCGCTTCCTACGAATATCGATGTCAGATGGCGGGTGTACGGATCGAGTTTTGCGCCGAGCAATTCGCGAATGATGGCACCGTCGGATCCGATGTACTCAAGGCCATAAAGCGCAGCATGGCTGCAGAGTACAGCCGGATGTTGTCACAGAGGGTCTTTTTGGGCCAGGTGAGGATGGCCCGCATGGGCTTCCACGTAGGCGGCATGCAGGGGCTTGGACTAAGGCGTCTGATGGTTGACCAGTTCGGACAGCCCAAACTCATCCTCGCCCGCTACGAACACAAGAACTTCCAGACAGACCGGGTGATCATCGTACCGGGGCCACCGGAAGAGATAGCTACTGTTCGATTGATCTTTCGCCTTTTCGTCAGGTCATGCAAGAACGAACCTCAAATCGCGAAATATCTGAATGCCCGGGGGATCCTGAACGACTTCGGCCGGCCTTGGAAGGCCTATGGCGTGCGCCGTGTCCTGACCAATGAGAAGTATATCGGCAACAACGTTTGGAATAGACGCTGCACCAGACTCAAAACCAAGGCTGTGTACAATCCTCCGGATCAATGGGTCAGGGCGGACAACGCCTTTGAACCTATCATCAGTCGCCAACTATTCGACAAAGCACAGCAGACGTTAAAAGCGCTCTACCTTCACATGAGCGATGAAGAGATGCTGTCAGCCCTACGAAAACTCTACAAACGGCATGGGAAACTGTCGTCCGACATCATTAACGCAGCGCCCGAATGCCCTTCGAGCTATCGCTACAGCGCGCACTTCGGAGGCCTGCTCGGTGCATACAGGCTGATCGGTTGCCTGCCGCCCAGAAAGTCTCATTTCATTGAAATTGACGGGCGCCTCAAGGCTATCCGCCATCGCGCAATGGAAGACCTGCTGGTCGCGATCGAACAGGTAGGCGGCCGCGCTTCCCAGGACCCTGAAACGGAGCTCATCCGCATCAATGGCGAGTTGACCGTAGCGCTCGCGATCGCCCGGTGTCGCGTTTCGCATTGTGCCTATCCCCGCTGGTCTTCGAGGGCGGTGCGAGAGGCCATGGCGGATATTTTCGTCTTGATCCGCATGCAGCCGGGCAATCTGATCATTCGCGATTACCTGATCGCTCCGATGCATGAAATCGTGGGGTTCAAAGGAGATTTCCATGTCAACAATGGAATGAAGCTGGATGCGTTTCTTTTCCGATCACTAGATCCGCTCGTTGCGCTGGCTGAGCGAGCATTCGTAGGGAACGCCGCATGA
- a CDS encoding SOS response-associated peptidase, with amino-acid sequence MCGRVFVKTTIPDMVRRFEFAHPGEVERLGNSFPLWDGAPSLTYPIIIREELSTSMAGFVSARWGLVPGWARDGGGRPPPVNACCETIASNGLFRKAYNARRCLVPVDGYFEWQKLDASGKKKQPYAIAMKSDEPFAMTGIWEEYADKVTGELVRTFAIATCEPNSLMATIHDRMPVILAPADYMRWLGPEQDPRDLMKPFPSDLMKMWPIDSKVGSPRNNTPDIIDEIGRGPTDLFDV; translated from the coding sequence ATGTGCGGACGCGTTTTCGTAAAGACCACAATCCCCGACATGGTTCGTCGGTTCGAATTCGCCCACCCTGGCGAGGTCGAACGGCTGGGCAACAGCTTCCCGCTGTGGGACGGTGCGCCAAGCCTGACCTATCCGATCATCATTCGTGAAGAGCTCTCGACCAGCATGGCCGGATTCGTCTCGGCGCGCTGGGGACTGGTCCCCGGTTGGGCTCGGGATGGTGGCGGGCGGCCGCCACCTGTCAACGCCTGCTGCGAGACCATCGCCAGCAATGGCTTGTTCCGCAAGGCTTACAATGCGCGCCGCTGCCTGGTGCCGGTCGACGGCTATTTCGAATGGCAGAAGCTGGACGCGTCGGGGAAGAAAAAGCAGCCCTACGCCATCGCGATGAAGTCTGATGAGCCCTTCGCCATGACGGGCATCTGGGAAGAGTATGCCGACAAGGTCACCGGCGAACTTGTGCGGACCTTTGCCATTGCCACCTGCGAACCGAATTCGCTCATGGCGACCATCCACGACCGCATGCCGGTGATCCTGGCGCCGGCCGACTACATGCGCTGGCTTGGGCCGGAGCAAGACCCTCGCGACCTGATGAAGCCTTTTCCGTCCGATCTGATGAAAATGTGGCCGATCGACAGCAAGGTGGGTTCGCCGCGCAACAACACCCCCGATATCATCGACGAGATCGGTCGCGGGCCTACTGATCTGTTCGACGTATAG